In the genome of Opitutia bacterium KCR 482, one region contains:
- a CDS encoding (Fe-S)-binding protein yields MDNLKQLADELSSLDDKLVKCMRCGTCQSVCPVFAETKRESDVTRGKLALLSNLATGLIEDPKAVRERLDRCLLCGSCQSACPSGVSILDIFMRAREIAAQYMGLNPIKKIAFRVMLCNPKLFAFLVKVGRPFHPLFLRDQKNAPHTACAPLMKPAIGDRRIPIMPKTSISEKYPNLDIPAGKSGLKVLFFPGCMGDKVYTNVSEACLKIFRHFGVGVRIPQNLACCGIPALASGDVPSFKKMLEHDIDIFEKCEFDYVVTACSSCTETIGELWAKYAGGAYAEKAEKIGKKAIDINAFLTDVLKVDLTPKGSPKERLTYHDSCHLKKSLGISEQPRKLLRANANYEFTEMREADRCCGCGGSFTLTHYGLSRKIGQRKRDNIAASGAKTVACGCPACMMQLSNMLALNNDDIKVKHVAEIFADTLDD; encoded by the coding sequence ATGGACAACCTGAAACAACTTGCGGACGAATTGTCGTCGCTCGACGACAAGCTCGTCAAGTGCATGCGCTGCGGGACATGCCAGTCGGTCTGCCCCGTGTTCGCCGAAACCAAAAGGGAGTCCGACGTAACGCGCGGGAAGCTCGCGCTGCTTTCGAACCTCGCGACGGGGCTTATAGAAGACCCCAAGGCGGTGCGCGAACGCCTCGACCGCTGCCTGCTCTGCGGCTCGTGCCAAAGCGCGTGCCCGTCGGGAGTGTCGATTCTCGACATTTTCATGCGCGCCCGCGAAATCGCCGCGCAGTACATGGGGCTTAACCCGATTAAGAAAATCGCCTTTCGCGTAATGCTTTGCAACCCGAAGCTGTTCGCGTTTTTGGTGAAGGTCGGGCGGCCGTTCCACCCGCTGTTTTTGCGCGACCAGAAGAACGCCCCGCACACGGCGTGCGCTCCGCTCATGAAGCCCGCAATCGGCGACAGGCGCATACCTATAATGCCCAAAACGTCGATTTCCGAAAAATACCCGAACTTGGACATTCCCGCGGGGAAGTCGGGGCTGAAAGTTCTGTTTTTCCCCGGCTGCATGGGCGACAAAGTCTACACGAACGTGAGCGAGGCTTGCCTGAAAATTTTCAGGCACTTCGGGGTGGGCGTGCGCATACCGCAAAACCTCGCCTGTTGCGGAATCCCCGCGCTGGCGTCGGGCGACGTTCCGAGCTTCAAAAAAATGCTCGAACACGACATCGACATTTTCGAAAAATGCGAGTTCGACTACGTTGTAACCGCGTGCTCCTCGTGCACCGAAACAATCGGCGAACTCTGGGCGAAATACGCCGGCGGCGCGTACGCCGAAAAGGCGGAGAAAATCGGCAAAAAGGCAATCGACATCAACGCGTTCCTAACCGACGTGCTGAAAGTCGATTTGACGCCGAAAGGCTCGCCCAAAGAAAGGCTGACCTACCACGATTCGTGCCACCTGAAAAAATCGCTCGGAATTTCCGAACAGCCCAGAAAGCTCCTGAGGGCGAACGCAAACTACGAATTTACCGAAATGAGGGAAGCCGACAGGTGCTGCGGTTGCGGCGGAAGCTTCACGCTGACCCACTACGGGCTTTCGCGGAAAATCGGGCAGCGCAAGCGCGACAACATTGCCGCGAGCGGCGCGAAAACCGTTGCGTGCGGCTGCCCCGCGTGCATGATGCAGCTTTCGAACATGCTTGCGCTAAACAACGACGACATCAAGGTAAAGCACGTCGCGGAAATTTTCGCCGACACTCTCGACGACTGA
- a CDS encoding FAD-linked oxidase C-terminal domain-containing protein: MLPTKDFEKIVGSENVFTELADRQTYAYDSAVLDPTTPALVVSPETTDQLGEVVALCYKHGLPMTVRGSGTNLSGGTVPDKTDSVVILTQKLNRIVEINTADLYAIVEPGVITAQFASAVAAKNLFYPPDPGSQAVSTIGGNIAENAGGLRGLKYGVTKDYVMGLEFFDSKGGLVKTGSRTVKCVTGFNLAGLMVASEGTLGVISRAILKLVPPPKASKAMMAVFDDVQKAADAVADIIAAHILPCTLEFMDKATINLVEDDVKIGLPRDAEAILLIEVDGHPAQVEDDALTVEDRLKKNGATSISVARDAAEKNEIWEARRKALPALARKRPTIVLEDATVPRSKIPAMIATINDIAKKYDLLVGTFGHAGDGNLHPSILCDRRDKQEFARVERAIDELFNRTIEMGGTLSGEHGIGTAKAKWLEKETSPATIEFSRAMRRAIDPKRLFNPSKMTAI, translated from the coding sequence ATGCTACCGACAAAAGATTTTGAAAAAATAGTCGGCTCGGAAAACGTCTTTACCGAACTCGCCGACAGACAAACCTACGCCTACGACTCCGCCGTGCTCGACCCGACCACGCCCGCGCTCGTCGTAAGCCCCGAAACTACCGATCAGCTCGGCGAAGTCGTCGCCCTCTGCTACAAGCACGGGCTTCCCATGACAGTCCGCGGTTCGGGCACGAACCTTTCGGGCGGCACTGTGCCCGACAAAACAGACTCGGTGGTAATCCTCACGCAAAAGCTCAACCGCATTGTCGAAATCAACACTGCCGACCTCTACGCAATCGTCGAACCGGGGGTAATAACGGCGCAGTTCGCGTCGGCAGTCGCGGCGAAGAACCTCTTTTATCCGCCGGATCCCGGCTCACAGGCGGTCTCGACAATCGGCGGGAACATCGCCGAAAACGCGGGCGGTTTGCGCGGGCTGAAATACGGGGTCACGAAAGACTACGTCATGGGGCTTGAATTTTTCGACAGCAAAGGCGGGCTTGTCAAGACGGGTTCGCGCACGGTCAAATGCGTTACGGGCTTCAACCTCGCGGGGCTGATGGTTGCCTCCGAGGGCACTCTGGGTGTGATTTCGCGGGCGATTCTAAAACTCGTGCCTCCGCCGAAGGCTTCGAAGGCAATGATGGCGGTTTTCGACGACGTCCAGAAAGCCGCCGACGCGGTCGCCGACATCATCGCCGCGCACATTCTGCCCTGCACGCTCGAATTCATGGACAAGGCGACAATCAATTTGGTCGAGGACGACGTGAAAATCGGGCTTCCGCGCGACGCCGAGGCGATTCTGCTAATCGAGGTTGACGGCCACCCCGCGCAGGTCGAAGACGACGCGCTCACGGTCGAGGACAGATTGAAGAAAAACGGCGCGACGTCCATTTCGGTGGCGCGCGACGCCGCCGAGAAAAACGAAATTTGGGAGGCCCGCCGCAAGGCGCTACCCGCGCTCGCGCGGAAACGCCCGACAATCGTTCTGGAAGACGCAACCGTTCCGCGCTCGAAAATCCCCGCGATGATTGCCACAATCAACGACATCGCCAAGAAGTACGACCTGCTTGTAGGCACATTCGGGCACGCGGGCGACGGCAACCTGCACCCGTCGATTCTCTGCGACAGGCGCGACAAGCAGGAATTCGCGCGGGTGGAACGCGCAATCGACGAACTCTTCAACCGCACAATCGAAATGGGCGGCACGCTTTCGGGCGAGCACGGAATCGGGACGGCGAAGGCGAAGTGGCTCGAAAAGGAGACGTCGCCGGCGACAATCGAATTCTCTCGCGCAATGCGCCGCGCGATAGACCCCAAAAGACTTTTCAACCCGTCGAAAATGACGGCTATATAA
- a CDS encoding Gfo/Idh/MocA family oxidoreductase, with amino-acid sequence MVDRRKFIKQAATAATAAMFFPGCSSAPKAKKISANEKINVAFVGVGNIGSMARNGMINENGVALCDVDLSMARKGLKQYPKAKIFQDYREMLDKLGKEIDAVCVSTPDHSHFKITLDSMQCGKHVCVQKPLTHNVWQCRELERARKYYGVKTQMMNQGHATEQIRMLKEWYDSGVTGDVREVHVMCSGPKWWDGDPKRTPYFVRPKSLPMAKQPVPSELNWDLWINQGKYTDYNRIYAPLSWRGFWDYGTGMLGDWFCHTADAPVWILDLKDPVSVELIDADCTFDRKVFIPNGSTVKWTFAATDKHPELVMYWYDGAREPITRPHDFEKDRPLLRSGMYMIGDKRTIHTGSRPNFDPRVSNDAFFAEFRRNRPPKTIPRVRKGDLYLEWCDAIRGEIDECGSNFAYASQLTEVALLGALAQRVGGKIEWDAENMRAKNRPELDQYLKEPERAGWESKSFGGIFG; translated from the coding sequence ATGGTAGACAGAAGAAAGTTCATAAAACAGGCGGCGACAGCGGCAACTGCGGCAATGTTCTTCCCGGGGTGCTCGTCTGCGCCGAAAGCGAAGAAAATCAGCGCGAACGAAAAAATCAACGTGGCGTTTGTGGGCGTGGGCAATATCGGCTCGATGGCGCGCAACGGCATGATAAACGAAAACGGCGTGGCGCTCTGCGACGTCGATTTGTCGATGGCTCGCAAGGGTCTGAAACAGTACCCCAAGGCGAAGATTTTTCAGGACTACCGCGAAATGCTCGACAAGCTCGGAAAGGAAATCGACGCGGTTTGCGTCTCGACGCCCGACCACTCGCACTTCAAAATCACGCTCGACTCAATGCAGTGCGGCAAGCACGTCTGCGTTCAGAAACCGCTCACCCACAACGTTTGGCAGTGCCGCGAGCTTGAACGCGCCCGCAAATACTACGGCGTAAAAACGCAGATGATGAACCAGGGGCACGCCACCGAGCAAATCAGAATGCTCAAAGAATGGTACGACAGCGGCGTTACGGGAGACGTCCGCGAAGTCCACGTTATGTGCAGCGGCCCGAAATGGTGGGACGGCGACCCCAAGCGCACTCCGTATTTTGTCCGCCCCAAGAGCCTGCCGATGGCGAAACAGCCCGTTCCGTCGGAGCTGAACTGGGACTTGTGGATTAACCAGGGCAAATATACCGACTACAACCGCATCTACGCTCCCCTCAGCTGGCGCGGCTTCTGGGACTACGGCACGGGCATGCTCGGCGACTGGTTCTGCCACACGGCCGACGCTCCCGTCTGGATTCTCGACCTCAAAGACCCCGTGTCCGTCGAACTCATCGACGCCGACTGCACGTTCGACCGGAAAGTGTTTATCCCGAACGGCTCGACGGTCAAGTGGACGTTCGCCGCAACAGACAAACACCCCGAGCTTGTGATGTACTGGTACGACGGCGCGCGCGAACCCATCACGCGCCCGCACGACTTCGAAAAAGACCGTCCGCTACTGCGATCGGGCATGTACATGATTGGCGACAAGCGCACAATCCACACGGGTTCGCGCCCGAACTTCGACCCGCGCGTGTCCAACGACGCGTTCTTCGCGGAATTCAGAAGAAACCGCCCGCCGAAGACCATTCCCAGAGTCCGCAAGGGCGACCTCTACCTCGAATGGTGCGACGCAATCAGGGGCGAAATCGACGAATGCGGCTCGAACTTCGCGTACGCCTCGCAGCTTACGGAAGTCGCGCTTCTGGGCGCGTTGGCGCAGCGCGTCGGCGGAAAAATCGAATGGGACGCCGAGAACATGCGCGCCAAGAACCGCCCCGAACTCGACCAGTACCTGAAAGAACCCGAACGCGCGGGCTGGGAGTCCAAGTCGTTCGGCGGCATTTTCGGCTAA
- the fabG gene encoding 3-oxoacyl-[acyl-carrier-protein] reductase — protein sequence MELNYSGKVALVSGAGRGIGRAIAVELANAGCTVLCVSKNISSCGKVADEINASGGKAEAWAFDVSKSAEVKDACSQILKKYKAVDIIVNNAGITRDNLLMLMSDEQWEDVISTNLSSCFYIVRNLVRAMMGTRRGRIINIASVSGQAGNAGQANYAAAKAGIIGFTKSLARELAARNITVNAVAPGFIDTDMTAVLPPAIVEAAVANIPLKRTGKVGDIAKVCAFLASDEAGYITGQTIAVNGGLYM from the coding sequence ATGGAACTTAATTACTCGGGAAAAGTTGCGCTTGTCAGCGGGGCGGGTCGCGGTATCGGCAGGGCGATTGCCGTGGAGCTTGCAAACGCGGGCTGCACGGTTCTTTGCGTGAGCAAAAATATTTCGTCTTGCGGAAAGGTCGCGGACGAAATCAACGCGTCGGGCGGAAAGGCGGAGGCGTGGGCTTTCGACGTGTCGAAATCGGCGGAAGTCAAGGACGCGTGCTCGCAAATCCTCAAAAAATACAAGGCGGTTGACATAATCGTAAACAACGCGGGAATCACGCGCGACAACCTGCTCATGCTAATGTCGGACGAGCAGTGGGAGGACGTTATCTCGACAAACCTTTCGTCGTGCTTCTACATTGTGCGCAACCTTGTCCGCGCGATGATGGGCACGCGGCGCGGGCGAATCATAAACATTGCGTCGGTCTCTGGACAGGCGGGCAACGCGGGGCAGGCGAACTACGCGGCGGCGAAGGCGGGCATTATCGGCTTTACGAAGTCGCTCGCGCGGGAGCTTGCGGCGCGGAACATCACGGTAAACGCGGTCGCGCCCGGGTTCATCGACACCGACATGACGGCGGTTCTTCCCCCCGCGATTGTGGAGGCGGCGGTGGCGAACATTCCGCTTAAACGGACCGGCAAAGTCGGCGACATCGCAAAAGTCTGCGCGTTTCTGGCGTCGGACGAAGCGGGCTATATCACGGGGCAGACAATCGCGGTAAACGGCGGTCTGTACATGTAA